The DNA window ctgatgtccccagtgtcccagcagtgtccccaatgtcccccctcatgtccccagtgtccccgtgtcccccaatgtcccctctgatgtcccagtgtccccccatgtccccagtgtccctgcagtgaccacagtgtccccctgatgtccctgcagtgtccccccagtgtccccaatgtcccccctgatgtccccaatgtccctgcagtgaccccaatgtcccccagtgtcccccctgatgtccccagtgtccccccatgtcccccccgtgtccccagtgtccccgtgtcccccccatgtcccccccgtgtccccggtgtccccgtgtccccctgatgtccccagtgtccccccatgtccccagggtccccgatgtccccccatgtccccagtgtccccatgtccccagtgtccccatgtccccccgtgttcccagtgtccccgtgtccccccaacgtcccccagtgtccccagtgtccctgtgtccccctgatgtccccagtgtccccgtgtcccccccatgtcccccgatgtccccagtgtccccgtgtccccccgtgtccccatgtcccccagtgtccccagtgtccccgatgtcccccagtgtcccccaatgtcccccccgtgtccccatgtccccccgacatcccccagtgtccccgtgtccccctgatgtccccctgatgtccccagtgtccccctgatgtccccctgatgtccccagtgtccccgatgtcccccagtgtccccaatgtccccccccgtgtccccatgtccccccgacatcccccagtgtccccgtgtcccccctgatgtccccctgatgtccccgtgtccccccgacgTCCCCCGCGATGTCCCCGTGTCTCACTGGACCACGCCGGTGCCGGCTGGCCGTGAAGTCGTAGCGGGGCCCGTAGAGGAACGGGACCGGGAAATAGAACAGCAGGTAAATGAGCAGGGGCCCCGCGTACTCCGTCAGgaacacctggcacaggtgacacgggACAcgtgagggacaggggacaggggacaggggacagtcagggacacctggcacaggtaAATGAGCAGGGGCCCCGCGTACTCCGTCAGgaacacctggcacaggtgacaggggacacgtgagggacaggggacagggggacactcagggacacctggcacaggtaAATGAGCAGGGGCCCCCGCGTACTCCGTCAGgaacacctggcacaggtgacaggggacacgtgagggacagggggacaggggacaggggacactcagggacacctggcacaggtaAATGAGCAGGGGCCCCGCGTACTCCGTCAGgaacacctggcacaggtgacaggggacacgtgagggacaggggacaggggacaggggacactcagggacacctggcacaggtaAATGAGCAGGGGCCCCGCGTACTCCGTCAGgaacacctggcacaggtgacaggggacacgtgagggacaggggacactcagggacacctggcacaggtgacaggggacaggggacactcagggacacctggcacaggtaAATGAGCAGGGGCCCCGCGTACTCCGTCAGgaacacctggcacaggtgacacgggacaggggacactcagggacacctggcacaggtgacaggggacacTCAGCAACACCTGGCACAGGTAAATGAGCAGGGGCCCCGTGTACTCCGTCAGgaacacctggcacaggtgacaggggacaggtgagggacaggggacaggtgagggacacctgggacagaggaacacaggggacatgggacacccaggagcagggacagaggaacagaagagggacagacggacacagggacaccggggtgtgacacaggtgacacacaggtgacacaggtgtaACAGAgagatgacacaggtgacacacaggtgacacagtggatgACACAcatgacaggtgacacaggtgacacagggatgacacaggtgacaggtgacccacagtgacacacaggtgacacaggtggcacacaggtgacacagaggtgacacagaggtgacacacaggtgacacagaggtgacacaggtgacacagaggtgacacagtggatgacacaggtgacaggtgacacagaggtgacacagaggtgacacacaggtggcacacaggtgacacagaggtgacacagaggtgacacacaggtggcacacaggtgacacaggtgacacagaggtgacacagtggatgacacaggtgacaggtgacacaggtgacacagaggtgacacaggtgacacagaggtgacacagtggatgacacaggtgacaggtgacacaggtgacacagaggtgacacaggtggcacacaggtgacacagaggtgacacagaggtgacacacaggtggcacacaggtgacacagaggtgacacagtggatgacacaggtgacaggtgacacaggtgacacagaggtgacacaggtgacacagaggtgacacagtggatgacacaggtgacaggtgacacaggtgacacagaggtgacacaggtgacacagaggtgacacagtggatgacacaggtgacacaggtgacacagtggatgacacaggtgacaggtgacacaggtgacacagaggtgacacaggtgacacagaggtgacacagtggatgaccacaggtgacacaggtgacacagtggatgacacaggtgacaggtgacacaggtgacacagaggtgacacaggtgacacagaggtgacacagtggatgacacaggtgacacaggtgacacagtggatgacacaggtggcacacaggtgacacacaggtgacacagtggatgACAGTGGATGACACAGAGgtggcacacaggtgacacagaggtgacgggtgacacagtggatgacacagaggtggcacaggtgacacagaagTGACACAGaagtggcacaggtgacaccggtGCCCTCACCGTGACCCAGCTGATCTGTGCCCCCAGGTCCCGGAAGTAGAGCGTGGCCGTGGTGCCCACGGGCAGCGACTGCAGCACGTCCTCGTCCTTCAGCGAGCGCCCCTCTGCGGACAGCACACCTGGAacacctggcacacacctgggaacacctggcacacacctggcacagctgggaacacagctgggaacacctgggaacacctggcacacacctggcacacacctggcacacaggctggcacagctggcacacacctggcacagctggcacacacctggcacacacctggcacacacacctgggaacacacctggcacagctaggaacacctgggaacacctggcacacacctggcacacacctggcacagctgggaacacctggcacacagctggcacagctggcacacacctggcacagctggcacacacctggcacacacctggcgcacacacctgggaacacacctggcacagctaggaacacctgggaacacctggcacacacctgggaacacccGGCACACACCTGGcgcacacctgggaacacctgggaacacacctggcacacacctgggaacacacctggcacacacctggcacacacctgggaacacctgggaacacctgggaacacacctggcacacacctgggaacacacctggcacacacctggcacacacctgggaacacctgggaacacctgggaacacacctggcacacacctgggaacacctgggaacacacctggcacacacctggcacagctgggaacacctggcacagctgggcacacacctggcacacacctggcacacacctgggagGTACCTAGGGACACCTGGCGCACACCTcaggacatccctggggacatccctggggacacccagggacacacctggcacacctggggggcacctggcaccacctgggggacacctggggatgcctggggacacctggaggacacctgggacatccctgagacacctgggggacacctgggggacacctggggacatccctgagacacctggggacacctgggggacgcctgggacatccctgagacacctggggacacctgggggacgcCTGGGGatgcctggggacacctggaggacactgggacatccctgagacacctggggacacctggggacaactgggggacacctggggacacctgggggacacctggggacacctgggacatccctgagacacctgggggacacctgggggacacctgggacatccctgagacacctgggggacacctggggacacctgggacatccctgagacacctgggggacacctggggacacctgggggacacctggggacacctgggggacgcctggggacacctgggacatccctgagacacctggggacacctggggacacctgggggacacctggggacacctgggggacacctgggacatccctgagacacctgggggacacctgggggacactggggaaggtacctgggacacctggggacatccctgagGGAAACCTGGGGAtgcctgggggacacctggggatgcCTGGGGACACGTGGGGGACACCTGGTGACAtcttggggacacctggggacacattgaggacacctggggacacctggggacacattgaggacacctggggacaccttggggacaccgggggacacggTGGTGGCACTCACTGGGGTCCAGGCGCAGGGACTGCCTCGCCGGGTACCACTGGGGATCtgtgggacagaggggacagtggtggtggcactgtggggacagggatggtggcactgcggggacagggatggtggcactgtggggacagggatggtggcactgtggggacagcggtggtggcactgcagggacagggatggtggcactgtggggacaggaacagtgacactgtggggacagcggtggtggcactgcagggacagggatggtggcactgtggggacagggatggtggcactgcggggacagcggtggtggcactgtggggacagcagtggtggcactgtggggacagtggtggtggcactgcagggacagggatggtggcactgtggggacagcggtggtggcactgtggggacagggatggtggCACTGCGGGGGACAGCAGTGGTGGCACTGTGGGGACAGTGGTGgtggcactgcagggacagcggtggtggcactgtggggacagggatggtggCACTGCGGGGACAGCAGTGGTGGCACTGTGGGGACAGTGGTGgtggcactgcagggacagcggtggtggcactgtggggacagggatggtggcactgcggggacagggacagtggcactgtggggacaggaatggtggcactgcagggacagCGGTGGTGGCACTGCGGGGACAGCGGTGGTggcactgtggggacagggatggtggcactgcggggacagggatggtggcactgtggggacagggatggtggCACCACGGGGACAGTTGTGGTGGCACCGCGGGGACAGCTGTGGTGGCACCGTGGGGACACGGCCACAGAGGGGACAGCCAAGGGGGACACGGCCCCGTGCTGGGTGTCTGATGCCGATGGTGACAGTGGTGGCCCTGTGACAAGTCCTTGGCCAGGATGGAGGTCCCCATGTCCCAGTGAcacgtccccgtgtcccggtgacatgtccccatgtccccacgtcCCGGTGAcacgtccccatgtcccagtgacacgtccccatgtccccacgtcCCGGTGACACGTCCCCATGGTCCGGTGAcacgtccccatgtccccatgtcctggtGACACGTCCCTATGTCCCCACGTCCCGGTGACACGTCCCCATGGTCCGGTgacatgtccccatgtccccatggccTGGTGACATGTCCCCATGTTCCCATGTCCCGGTGACACGTCCCCATATCCCTGTGAcacgtccccatgtccccacgtcCCAGTgacatgtccccatgtccccacatcCCGGTGACACATCCCCACGTCGCCATGGTCTGGTgacatgtccccatgtcccagtgacaggtccccatgtccccatgtcctggtGACATGTCCCCGTGGCCCCGGTGACACGTCCCCCTGGTCCGGTGAcacgtccccatgtccccatgtgcTGGTGACACGTCCCTGTGGCCCCGGTgacatgtccccatgtccccatgtcccagtgACACATCCCCAGTCCCCATGTCCCGGTGACACGTCCCCGTGGTCCGGTGACAGGTCTCAGCCACACTGAGGGTCCCCAAGGCCCCATGGAGAGTCCCCAtctttgtccctgtcccctcccctgtccccatgtcccctgtccccatgtgcccctgtccccatgtccccatgtcccatgtccccctgtccctgtccccctgtccctgtccccctgtcccctgtcccgtgtccccatgtccccttgtccccactCACGGCTTTTGCTGAACAGGTTTTTGATGTCGGCCACCGTGGCCTGAGGCTCcacctggggacagcgagggcgGTCAGGGGACGCGGGGACAGTGCCAGGccaccccgtgtcccctcccacgctgtccctgtgtccccgcctctgtccccatgtcccctcttgtccctgtgtccccatgtcccctcctgtccccccatgtccctgtgtccccccacgctgtccccgtgtccccatgtccctgtgtccccccgtgtcccccccatgtccctccatgtcccccctgtccccatgtcaccctgtgtccccatgtccccccatgtccctccatgtcccccctgtccccatgtccccccatgtccccgtgccaccctgtgtccccatgtcccctcctgtccccccatgtccctgtgtccccccacgctgtcccccatgtccccatctccctgtgtccccccatgtccccccatgtccctccatgtcccccctgtccccatgtcaccctgtgtccccatgtcccctcctgtccccccatgtccctgtgtccctccacgctgtccccgtgtccccatgtccccctgtgctgtccccatgtccccatgtcccccccatgtccccccatgtcccaatatgtccccatgtccccctatgtccccatgtccccctatgtccccatgtcccccatatccccccatgtccccctgtgtccccatgtccccccatgtccccctgtccccatgtcccccatatccccccatgtccccatgtccccccatgtccccctgtccccatgtccccccatgtccccccatatccccccatgtccccatgtccccccatgtccccctgtccccatgtccccctgtccccccatatccccccatgtcccccatgtccccatgtcctcccatatccccccgtgtccccatgtccccctatgtccccctgtccccccatatccccatgtcccccatgtcaCCCCATATCCCCCCCGTCCCCATGTCACCCCACATctccgtgtccccatgtcaccccatatccccccgtgtccccctgtccccccgtgtctcctcgtccccatgtcccccccatgtcctgccatgtccccgtgtccccctgtccccccatatccccccctgtccccgtgtcaccccatatccctgtgtccccatgtccccatgtcctcccATATCCCCCTATGTCCCCctatgtccccatgtccccccatgtccccatgtcctgccatgtccccatgtccccctgtccccccgtgtcccccatatccccccatgtcccccatgtccccccatatccccccatatccccccatgtccccatgtccccatgtccccctgtccccccgtgtcccccatgtcccgtgtccccatgtccccccatatccccccatgtccccatatccccccatgtccccatgtccccccgtgtcccccatatccccccatgtccccatgtccccccatgtccccccatgtccccctgtccccctgtgtcccgccgtgtccccccgtgtcccccatgtccccccgtgtcccccatgtccccctgtccccctgtccccacacctTGTCGAGGAAGCAGAGCTTGTCCCTGGTGCGGGCGTCCAGGATCTCCACCTCGAAGAAGAGCACCGCCGATTTCTTGGGCCGCTTGCCGGGGGCCACCgctggccacagccccagcacgggccCCGGGGCCACCGGGCCACCCTCGCGGGGTGCCACTGCCACCTCCATGTCACCGCGCCCGCCCGAAACCCGatcggccccggcggccgcTAAATATAACCCGGCCCCCCCCGGGTAGCCCCGTGGTGGCCCCGCGGTGGCCCTGGAGGTGGCCCTGGAGGTGGCCCGGGGGGTGGCCACCGGAGGGACAGTGTCACCCGGcggggacaggacgggacaggacgggacaggaGGTGAGGCCGGACCCCCCCCCACAATATCCCCGCGAGCCCCGGTGGCCCGAGGTGGGGACAGAGTGGCCGCGGCCATGTGGCCACTGTCACCGGCGGGGGGGTGACGTCacgcggggacaccgggacggGTTTGTCCCCGCGGCCCGGGGCTCTGTCACCCCCGGGGGAGGTgacacaggctggggacactgccatGGGGCTCTGTCACCCCCGTGGGGGGGAGGTGACAGCTCCGTGGGCTACCGGGGCCGTGCCCGAGGAGCCAccgcgggcgcggcggcggtgACGGTGACAGCGACAGTGGCGCTCGGGGGTGACAGCGGGGCCCGTCCCGGCGTCACTcagggccctgctgccaccGCGGGGGTGGCGGAGCCCGCCCGGGACCCTCCGGGACCTTCCAGAACCTTCCGGGACCCTCCGGGACCACCGAGAGTCCCGGGACggcaagccccgccccctcgcGAGGCCCCGCCCCATTCCACGACGGCCACGCCCAAAGCCCCACCCCCGCCACACCGAGCAGGCTCGCCCTGACGCGCATGCGCACAGCGCGACattttcccccccccccccctcccgtGGCACATGCGCAGAGCGCGTCCCGGGTGCCCCGGGGCGGAACGCGCGGGTTCCGCGAGGTCGCCGCGATGGCGCCgtgcggggccggcggggccggcgctcGGGGCCGCTCCGGTGGCGGTGTCCGCCCCGGGCcgcgggcagcgcggccgcctCACCTCGTAGTGCTTCATGGCCGCTGCGctccgccgctcccgccgcccccgccgcccccacGTGACCCGCCCCTCACGCCTgcgggggggcggggcctgagGCTCGGCCAATCGGCGGCGCTCGCGTGGCTCGGCTCGGCCAATCAGGACGCAGCGGCCCCGCTCGCGCGCTCGCCCCTTCCCGCCGCGCCGGTTGCCGGGGCAACGCGAACGCCCGAGGGGGCCTCCGCCAATGGGAGGCGGGGGCGGGGCGTGGAGTGACGGCTAGGGCAGCCAATGGGAtcgcggcgggggcggggctgCGGGTGGAGTGACGGTCAGCTCGGCCAATGGGCTCGCGGTAGGGGTGGGAAGTGGGAGGGGCAAACACCGCATGAGGGCGGGTCTAAAGGGgcgggggggtctggggggggggggcatgGGCAATGGAGGGGTCACAGGGACTGGgacccatgtccccatgtccccatgtcccgtgtccccatgtccccatgtcccaaatgtccccatgtcctgtgtccccatgtccccatcctgtGTCCCgcgtccccatgtccctgtcccaaatgtccccatgtcctgtgtccccatgtccccatgtcctgtgtccccatgtcctctctgtc is part of the Anomalospiza imberbis isolate Cuckoo-Finch-1a 21T00152 unplaced genomic scaffold, ASM3175350v1 scaffold_1204, whole genome shotgun sequence genome and encodes:
- the LOC137465950 gene encoding very-long-chain enoyl-CoA reductase-like, which encodes MKHYEVEILDARTRDKLCFLDKVEPQATVADIKNLFSKSHPQWYPARQSLRLDPKGRSLKDEDVLQSLPVGTTATLYFRDLGAQISWVTVFLTEYAGPLLIYLLFYFPVPFLYGPRYDFTASRHRRGPVRHGDIAGD